From a region of the Bdellovibrionota bacterium genome:
- the ppdK gene encoding pyruvate, phosphate dikinase codes for MQTNQATGTNKFIYSFGAGKAEGNAKMKNTLGGKGANLAEMSSLGLLVPPGFTICTDICTEFYKNDKKLPDFVKAGALEALKQIEKEIGKKFGDPKNPLLVSVRSGARASMPGMMDTILNLGLNDFTVEGLAENSKNPRFAWDSYRRFIQMYSNVVMGMNHSMLEMHLDELKETKKYKNDTDMTVDDLKFLVKEYKKQIQEDLGVKFPEDPIEQLWGSVSAVFRSWHTLRAKTYRQLHDIPEEWGTAVNIQSMVFGNLGEDSATGVCFTRNPSTGEKMFYGEFLINAQGEDVVAGLRTPQPISKKEAEGTGLRSLEEAMPECFKQLCEIQNKLETHYRDMQDIEFTIERGRLWMLQTRNGKRTAKAALKIACDLIDQKLITEEEGLMRLDPSSLNQLLHPTLDPKAKKILLAKGLPASPGAASGQIVFTSEEAEELKEKGIKTILVRIETSPEDISGMVASQGILTTRGGMTSHAAVVARGMGKSCVAGCGDIEVSYAKQEMKAAGKTFKKGDVITLDGATGEVFEGPVKTIEADLSGEFERIMKLADKYRTMNVRTNADTPHDSKTARRFGAEGIGLCRTEHMFFDPDRIDIVRRMIMAETTEERKVALRELLPIQRKDFFEIFQVMEGLPVTIRLLDPPLHEFLPQEEKDQKDLSERIQISLEKLKNRIHSLHEFNPMLGHRGCRLAITFPEIYEMQVRAISEAVCELVKSGKKVIPEIMIPLVSTQKELSILRGQAEKVIQAIQAETKTKFDYLIGTMIELPRAAICADEIAEYADFFSFGTNDLTQTALGISRDDAGKFLGAYVNAGVFEKDPFVTIEKHGVGKFVKMGVELGRKVKQKLKVGICGEHGGDPASVEFFHSVGLDYVSCSPYRVPIAKLAAAQAAIANKAEGVRH; via the coding sequence ATGCAAACGAATCAGGCTACGGGTACAAATAAATTTATTTATTCTTTCGGCGCCGGAAAAGCCGAGGGAAATGCAAAAATGAAAAATACCCTCGGTGGAAAAGGTGCCAACCTTGCCGAGATGTCTTCCTTGGGATTGTTGGTTCCACCGGGATTCACAATCTGTACGGACATTTGCACGGAGTTTTATAAGAATGATAAAAAACTCCCAGACTTTGTTAAGGCTGGTGCTCTTGAAGCATTAAAACAAATCGAAAAAGAAATCGGTAAAAAGTTTGGAGATCCTAAAAATCCGTTACTTGTGAGTGTAAGATCGGGAGCAAGAGCCAGTATGCCGGGGATGATGGATACAATCCTTAACCTGGGATTAAATGATTTTACGGTCGAAGGCTTGGCTGAAAACAGTAAAAATCCTAGATTTGCATGGGACTCTTATAGAAGATTTATTCAGATGTATTCAAACGTTGTTATGGGTATGAACCACTCAATGCTAGAAATGCATTTGGATGAACTCAAAGAAACAAAGAAATACAAGAACGACACGGATATGACGGTGGACGATCTAAAATTCCTCGTTAAAGAATACAAAAAACAAATTCAAGAAGACCTTGGTGTAAAATTCCCAGAAGATCCAATCGAGCAATTGTGGGGATCGGTTTCAGCAGTTTTCAGAAGCTGGCATACGCTGAGAGCAAAAACTTACAGGCAACTTCACGATATTCCAGAAGAATGGGGAACTGCGGTCAACATTCAATCTATGGTTTTCGGAAATCTCGGTGAAGATTCTGCAACAGGAGTTTGCTTTACGAGAAACCCATCGACTGGCGAGAAAATGTTCTATGGTGAATTTCTCATTAACGCTCAAGGAGAAGACGTAGTTGCTGGGCTTAGAACTCCACAGCCGATTTCAAAAAAAGAAGCAGAAGGCACAGGATTAAGATCTCTAGAAGAAGCAATGCCTGAATGCTTTAAGCAGCTTTGTGAAATTCAGAATAAATTAGAAACTCACTACCGAGACATGCAAGATATTGAGTTTACAATCGAGCGCGGTAGACTTTGGATGCTTCAAACTAGAAATGGCAAGAGAACTGCAAAAGCCGCTCTTAAAATTGCTTGTGATCTGATCGATCAAAAATTAATTACGGAAGAAGAAGGGTTGATGAGACTTGATCCATCTTCTTTAAACCAACTTCTTCATCCAACACTCGATCCAAAAGCTAAAAAGATTTTATTGGCAAAAGGACTTCCAGCATCTCCGGGCGCCGCTTCAGGACAAATTGTTTTTACATCTGAAGAGGCAGAGGAATTAAAAGAAAAAGGAATCAAAACAATTCTCGTAAGAATCGAAACATCTCCTGAAGACATCAGCGGGATGGTAGCATCTCAAGGTATTCTCACTACTCGAGGTGGAATGACTTCTCACGCAGCAGTTGTTGCAAGAGGAATGGGGAAATCTTGCGTTGCAGGTTGCGGGGATATCGAAGTGTCATACGCAAAACAAGAAATGAAAGCTGCAGGCAAAACATTTAAAAAGGGTGATGTGATCACTCTAGATGGCGCTACTGGTGAAGTGTTTGAAGGCCCAGTAAAAACTATCGAGGCAGATTTAAGCGGTGAGTTTGAACGCATCATGAAACTCGCGGACAAATACAGAACAATGAACGTAAGAACAAACGCAGATACTCCACATGATTCAAAAACAGCTCGTAGATTTGGTGCTGAAGGTATTGGACTTTGTAGAACAGAACATATGTTCTTTGATCCCGATAGAATAGATATCGTTCGTAGAATGATTATGGCCGAAACTACGGAAGAAAGAAAAGTTGCTCTTAGAGAACTTCTTCCAATTCAAAGAAAAGATTTCTTTGAAATCTTCCAAGTTATGGAAGGTCTTCCGGTTACAATTAGATTATTAGATCCACCACTTCATGAGTTCTTGCCGCAAGAAGAAAAAGATCAAAAAGATTTATCAGAAAGAATTCAAATTTCTCTCGAAAAATTAAAAAACAGAATTCACTCGCTTCATGAATTCAATCCAATGCTTGGTCATCGTGGTTGCAGACTTGCGATCACGTTCCCGGAGATTTATGAAATGCAAGTGCGTGCAATTTCTGAGGCTGTTTGCGAATTAGTGAAATCTGGAAAGAAAGTAATTCCAGAAATTATGATCCCCCTGGTTTCGACACAAAAAGAGCTTTCCATTTTGCGTGGCCAGGCAGAAAAAGTAATTCAAGCTATTCAGGCGGAGACGAAGACTAAATTTGATTATTTGATTGGCACTATGATTGAGCTACCACGCGCCGCGATATGCGCTGATGAGATCGCTGAATATGCTGACTTTTTTAGCTTCGGAACGAATGATTTAACACAGACGGCGCTGGGCATCTCTAGAGACGATGCGGGCAAGTTTTTGGGAGCCTATGTAAATGCTGGAGTTTTCGAAAAAGACCCCTTCGTTACCATTGAAAAGCATGGGGTCGGAAAATTTGTGAAAATGGGTGTTGAATTAGGCCGAAAAGTGAAACAAAAATTAAAGGTCGGAATTTGTGGTGAGCACGGAGGGGATCCTGCCAGTGTGGAGTTTTTCCATTCGGTGGGCTTAGATTACGTGAGTTGTTCGCCATACAGAGTTCCAATCGCGAAATTGGCTGCTGCACAAGCTGCCATCGCGAACAAAGCTGAGGGAGTTCGTCATTGA
- a CDS encoding glycine--tRNA ligase: MEIKRLSDLSTLVSLCKRRGFVFQSSEIYGGLNSCWDYGPLGVELKNNIKKMWWEAMTSRDDVVGIDASILMAPQVWKASGHIDGFSDPLVECKKCKARHRVDKMKDPKVCDTCGSKELSEPRNFNLMFKTFMGPVEESASVVYLRPETAQGIYVNFENVQVTARKKIPFGIAQIGKAFRNEITPGNFIFRTREFEQMEMQYFVKPGTDNEHMSYWKETRNAYYSKIGFNPENLRFHQHKDGELAHYAKEAYDIEFQFPFGWHELEGIHNRTDFDLKNHQELSKKKLEYFDEANKEKYLPFVVETSAGCDRMVLAALCDAYREEHVAKDGETDVRVVLGFHPELAPVKVAYLPLSKKPELMNIATQLRSDLSHYRSQYDDAGSIGKRYRRQDEAGTPLCVTIDFDTLNDKKVTVRHRDSMVQDRVAIDELDSYIRKSFKNYKRP; the protein is encoded by the coding sequence ATGGAAATCAAAAGGCTTTCAGATCTTTCAACACTCGTTTCACTTTGCAAAAGACGCGGCTTTGTTTTTCAAAGCTCAGAAATTTACGGTGGACTCAATTCTTGCTGGGATTACGGACCACTTGGAGTAGAACTCAAAAATAATATTAAAAAAATGTGGTGGGAGGCGATGACCTCTCGTGATGACGTTGTGGGTATCGATGCCTCGATCCTGATGGCTCCACAAGTATGGAAAGCCTCAGGACATATTGATGGATTTTCTGATCCCCTGGTAGAATGCAAAAAATGTAAAGCTCGTCATCGCGTAGACAAGATGAAAGATCCCAAAGTGTGCGACACTTGCGGAAGCAAAGAATTGTCAGAACCAAGAAACTTCAATTTGATGTTTAAAACTTTTATGGGGCCCGTAGAGGAATCAGCGTCGGTAGTTTATCTTCGCCCAGAAACTGCTCAAGGGATTTACGTGAACTTCGAAAATGTTCAAGTCACCGCTCGTAAGAAAATTCCATTCGGGATCGCGCAAATCGGAAAAGCTTTTAGAAACGAAATCACTCCAGGAAACTTTATTTTTAGAACTCGTGAGTTCGAGCAAATGGAGATGCAATACTTTGTAAAACCAGGAACAGACAATGAACACATGAGTTACTGGAAAGAAACAAGAAATGCTTATTATTCTAAAATTGGTTTCAATCCTGAAAACTTGAGATTCCATCAACACAAAGACGGTGAGTTAGCTCACTATGCTAAAGAAGCTTACGATATCGAATTCCAATTCCCATTCGGTTGGCATGAGTTGGAAGGTATTCATAACAGAACTGACTTCGATTTAAAAAATCACCAAGAACTTTCGAAAAAGAAATTGGAATATTTCGACGAAGCGAACAAAGAAAAGTATTTGCCATTTGTGGTAGAAACTTCGGCAGGTTGTGACCGTATGGTGCTGGCGGCTCTGTGCGATGCCTACCGTGAAGAACATGTGGCAAAGGACGGGGAGACGGACGTTCGCGTGGTGCTCGGATTCCATCCAGAATTAGCTCCTGTAAAGGTTGCGTACTTGCCACTCTCTAAAAAACCAGAATTAATGAACATCGCCACTCAACTTCGTTCAGATCTTTCTCACTACAGATCTCAGTACGACGATGCGGGAAGTATCGGTAAACGTTACCGTCGCCAAGACGAAGCGGGAACTCCACTTTGCGTAACGATTGACTTTGATACTTTGAACGATAAAAAAGTTACGGTTCGTCATCGAGATTCCATGGTTCAAGATCGCGTGGCGATTGATGAGCTGGATTCATACATTAGAAAATCGTTCAAGAATTACAAGAGACCATAA
- a CDS encoding photosynthetic reaction center cytochrome c subunit family protein, whose translation MGNTTLKLKRTAMIITFVAILLGAFVMHAETHSQKDAHKKEAAQKSVQEAGKKAKALQLEPWEAWDKYRDQMITISRQLGVTCNHCHDTKNYRDASKKTHQIAKAHMEMVDMINDKYKNSFSEKVDCYMCHKGVVKPEFKEKKEKF comes from the coding sequence ATGGGAAACACAACTTTAAAGCTTAAACGCACAGCGATGATCATCACTTTTGTGGCCATTTTGTTGGGTGCCTTTGTAATGCATGCGGAAACACATTCTCAGAAGGACGCTCACAAGAAGGAAGCTGCTCAAAAATCTGTCCAAGAAGCAGGCAAAAAAGCTAAAGCCCTACAGCTCGAGCCCTGGGAAGCTTGGGATAAGTACCGCGATCAGATGATCACTATTTCTCGTCAATTGGGCGTGACGTGCAACCACTGTCACGACACCAAAAACTATAGGGATGCCTCTAAGAAAACCCACCAAATCGCCAAAGCTCACATGGAAATGGTGGATATGATCAATGATAAATACAAGAATTCTTTCTCCGAGAAAGTCGACTGCTACATGTGCCACAAGGGCGTTGTTAAACCTGAGTTCAAAGAAAAGAAAGAAAAATTCTAG
- a CDS encoding Mrp/NBP35 family ATP-binding protein — MANPNPFDQQKPIPNVKHVIAISSGKGGVGKSTVTSHLALALAQKGAKVGLLDADIYGPSIPRIFGILNQTPPVNSSNKLEPIERYNVKIMSMGLLVEDNQALIWRGPMLFKALEQLLRDVNWGELDYLLVDLPPGTGDVQLTLCQKIPMSAAITVTTPQNIALIDVTRSIDMFKKLNVPMFGLIENMSYFLAPSGERMSLFPKGELDKYIKENEIPKLAEIPFTQNTAMGCEIGIPIVQSKPDSLEGNIFGELAEKILRKFV; from the coding sequence ATGGCAAATCCTAATCCATTCGACCAGCAAAAGCCCATCCCCAACGTCAAGCATGTGATTGCTATTTCTTCCGGCAAAGGGGGAGTTGGTAAAAGTACCGTGACTTCTCACCTCGCCTTGGCCCTTGCTCAAAAAGGGGCAAAAGTTGGACTCTTAGATGCGGATATTTATGGTCCATCTATCCCCAGAATATTTGGGATCTTGAATCAAACCCCACCCGTGAACTCAAGCAACAAATTAGAGCCTATTGAGCGCTATAACGTGAAAATCATGAGCATGGGACTTCTCGTAGAGGATAATCAAGCGCTTATTTGGAGAGGCCCAATGCTCTTTAAGGCCCTTGAGCAACTCTTGCGAGATGTGAACTGGGGAGAGCTAGACTATCTACTCGTGGATCTTCCTCCGGGAACTGGCGATGTTCAACTTACACTCTGTCAAAAGATCCCTATGTCTGCGGCTATTACGGTTACGACTCCGCAAAATATTGCATTGATTGATGTGACCCGATCTATCGATATGTTCAAAAAACTGAATGTTCCAATGTTTGGATTGATCGAAAATATGTCTTATTTCCTGGCCCCAAGTGGTGAACGCATGAGTCTTTTTCCTAAAGGCGAATTGGACAAATACATCAAAGAAAATGAAATTCCCAAACTCGCAGAAATTCCATTCACTCAAAATACAGCCATGGGTTGTGAAATTGGAATTCCAATTGTGCAGTCAAAACCCGATTCTCTAGAGGGAAACATCTTCGGAGAACTAGCAGAGAAAATTCTACGTAAATTCGTCTAA
- a CDS encoding LysM peptidoglycan-binding domain-containing protein translates to MRNFTTLLSTLLCVLILSGCGSLNKRYEAKNDAHDEDEIVQIPVDPDQPNILPIDAEDAEKKEDVVSAPEVTDQSLEKSSQAEPARVDIPDAKVSLKIYPDIPHHYNRHVQKWLDYFQSKRGSVHMQKYLERSARYLPAMKKILKENGLPEDLVYIALIESGFGSSARSHAGAVGYWQFIAPTGRRYNLQINSLIDERKDPFKSTLAAVKYFRSLYNVFGNWYFAFAGYNGGENRMFRVLMKHDSRDFWTIAETKKMLPKETANYIPKYIAARMIAKNPEKYGFTNLEYHEPLSFSEVVASQTVNLRTMAQEMGIQYEDLRSLNPQFNTEFAPNLNNQSLVIRVPTNSTEKATVAMSKSYVANTRAIAMVRSNESYRYKVKHGDTLHRIAKKHGTTISRIRSMNNLGSKSALRVGQFLKVPEGQANQKQIIQDLRRTLKESRTAEKKPQSSKRIKKDKKQQIIVRRGDTLLNIARKYNVSLSRILAANDLSRRSKLLVGTKLVIPK, encoded by the coding sequence ATGAGAAATTTCACAACGTTGTTAAGCACTTTACTCTGCGTGCTTATATTGTCCGGCTGCGGTTCTTTGAACAAGAGATATGAAGCGAAAAATGATGCTCATGATGAAGATGAAATTGTTCAAATCCCTGTAGACCCAGATCAACCCAATATTCTTCCTATTGATGCTGAAGATGCAGAAAAAAAAGAAGACGTTGTGAGTGCACCTGAGGTAACTGATCAATCTTTAGAGAAATCCAGTCAAGCGGAGCCAGCTCGTGTAGACATTCCGGATGCAAAAGTATCTTTAAAAATTTACCCAGATATTCCACATCACTATAATCGCCATGTACAAAAATGGTTGGATTATTTCCAAAGTAAACGTGGGTCTGTACACATGCAAAAATATCTCGAGAGATCTGCAAGATATCTCCCGGCGATGAAAAAAATCTTAAAAGAAAATGGTCTTCCCGAAGATCTAGTTTATATCGCGTTGATTGAATCAGGATTTGGTTCTTCAGCAAGATCACATGCGGGAGCTGTAGGATACTGGCAGTTTATCGCGCCAACGGGAAGAAGATACAATCTTCAAATCAACTCCTTGATCGACGAAAGAAAAGATCCATTCAAATCTACCCTTGCAGCGGTAAAATATTTTAGAAGTTTATACAATGTATTTGGCAATTGGTATTTTGCATTCGCAGGCTATAATGGCGGTGAAAACAGAATGTTTAGAGTATTGATGAAGCATGATTCTAGAGATTTCTGGACAATTGCAGAAACAAAAAAGATGCTTCCTAAGGAAACTGCGAACTACATTCCAAAATATATCGCTGCAAGAATGATTGCCAAGAATCCAGAGAAGTACGGATTTACAAATTTAGAATATCACGAGCCTCTTTCATTCTCAGAGGTTGTGGCGAGCCAAACTGTGAATTTAAGAACGATGGCGCAAGAAATGGGTATCCAGTACGAAGATTTAAGATCTCTAAATCCACAATTCAATACGGAATTTGCTCCGAACTTAAATAATCAAAGCCTCGTGATCAGAGTTCCAACAAACTCTACTGAGAAAGCAACTGTGGCTATGTCTAAGAGTTATGTGGCGAATACAAGAGCGATCGCAATGGTTCGTTCAAATGAAAGTTACAGATACAAAGTGAAGCACGGTGACACTCTTCATAGAATTGCAAAAAAACACGGAACTACGATTTCTAGAATTAGATCTATGAATAATTTGGGTTCCAAAAGCGCATTGCGGGTGGGTCAGTTTCTAAAAGTTCCAGAAGGACAAGCAAACCAAAAACAGATCATTCAAGATTTACGGAGGACGCTTAAAGAATCTAGAACAGCTGAAAAGAAACCTCAAAGCTCTAAGAGAATTAAAAAAGACAAGAAACAGCAGATCATTGTAAGACGTGGGGATACACTTTTAAATATTGCTAGAAAATACAATGTGTCGTTATCAAGAATCTTGGCTGCCAACGATCTGAGTAGAAGATCTAAACTTCTCGTTGGGACCAAGCTCGTCATACCCAAATAG